A portion of the Macaca mulatta isolate MMU2019108-1 chromosome 4, T2T-MMU8v2.0, whole genome shotgun sequence genome contains these proteins:
- the SAYSD1 gene encoding SAYSvFN domain-containing protein 1 has product MEQRLAEFRAARKRAGLAAQPSAASQGAQTPGEKAEAAATLKAASGWLKRFLVWKPRPASARAQPGLVQEAPQPQGSTSQPPWNIAIPLPSCWDQSFLTNITFLKVLLWLVLLGLFVELEFGLAYFVLSLFYWMYVGTRGPEEKKEGEKSAYSVFNPGCEAIQGTLTAEQLERELQLRPLAGR; this is encoded by the exons ATGGAACAACGGTTAGCTGAGTTTCGGGCCGCGCGGAAACGGGCGGGTCTGGCAGCCCAACCCAGCGCTGCCAGTCAGGGCGCACAAACCCCAGGAGAGAAGGCGGAAGCAGCAGCGACTCTAAAGGCAGCCTCGGGGTGGCTAAAGCGGTTCCTGGTATGGAAACCTAGGCCCGCGAGTGCCCGAGCCCAGCCCGGCCTAGTTCAG GAAGCGCCGCAGCCCCAGGGCAGCACATCACAGCCACCATGGAACATAGCCATTCCTCTACCATCATGCTGGGACCAGTCTTTCCTGACCAATATCACCTTCTTGAAGGTTCTTCTCTGGTTGGTCCTGCTGGGATTGTTTGTGGAACTGGAATTTGGCCTGGCATATTTTGTCCTGTCCTTGTTCTATTGGATGTACGTCGGGACACGAGGCCctgaagagaagaaggagggagagaagagcgCCTACTCTGTGTTCAATCCGGGCTGCGAAGCCATCCAGGGCACCCTGACTGCAGAGCAGTTGGAGCGCGAGTTACAGTTGAGACCCCTGGCAGGGAGATAG
- the SAYSD1 gene encoding SAYSvFN domain-containing protein 1 isoform X1, which produces MDGSHCGLHLGRALTTMMPLPPPGPPSDRQCCCIFSVVIDEEVSTSSFPLPDFAWRKAVSRNNSVTSFFHIRTKMLVTFKNSYRSLLLPSPAISQEAPQPQGSTSQPPWNIAIPLPSCWDQSFLTNITFLKVLLWLVLLGLFVELEFGLAYFVLSLFYWMYVGTRGPEEKKEGEKSAYSVFNPGCEAIQGTLTAEQLERELQLRPLAGR; this is translated from the exons ATGGATGGAAGCCACTGTGGCCTCCATCTGGGCCGAGCTCTGACCACAATGATGCCTCTGCCCCCACCCGGGCCTCCCTCTGACCGACAATGCTGCTGCATCTTTTCAGTAGTCATTGATGAGGAAGTATCCACATCCTCCTTCCCACTACCAGATTTTGCTTGGAGAAAAGCAGTTTCCCGAAATAATTCTGTGACGAGCTTCTTCCACATTAGGACAAAAATGctggtaacttttaaaaattcctatagAAGCCTCCTGCTTCCCTCTCCAGCCATATCCCAG GAAGCGCCGCAGCCCCAGGGCAGCACATCACAGCCACCATGGAACATAGCCATTCCTCTACCATCATGCTGGGACCAGTCTTTCCTGACCAATATCACCTTCTTGAAGGTTCTTCTCTGGTTGGTCCTGCTGGGATTGTTTGTGGAACTGGAATTTGGCCTGGCATATTTTGTCCTGTCCTTGTTCTATTGGATGTACGTCGGGACACGAGGCCctgaagagaagaaggagggagagaagagcgCCTACTCTGTGTTCAATCCGGGCTGCGAAGCCATCCAGGGCACCCTGACTGCAGAGCAGTTGGAGCGCGAGTTACAGTTGAGACCCCTGGCAGGGAGATAG
- the SAYSD1 gene encoding SAYSvFN domain-containing protein 1 isoform X2, which translates to MDGSHCGLHLGRALTTMMPLPPPGPPSDRQCCCIFSVVIDEEVSTSSFPLPDFAWRKAVSRNNSVTSFFHIRTKMLEAPQPQGSTSQPPWNIAIPLPSCWDQSFLTNITFLKVLLWLVLLGLFVELEFGLAYFVLSLFYWMYVGTRGPEEKKEGEKSAYSVFNPGCEAIQGTLTAEQLERELQLRPLAGR; encoded by the exons ATGGATGGAAGCCACTGTGGCCTCCATCTGGGCCGAGCTCTGACCACAATGATGCCTCTGCCCCCACCCGGGCCTCCCTCTGACCGACAATGCTGCTGCATCTTTTCAGTAGTCATTGATGAGGAAGTATCCACATCCTCCTTCCCACTACCAGATTTTGCTTGGAGAAAAGCAGTTTCCCGAAATAATTCTGTGACGAGCTTCTTCCACATTAGGACAAAAATGctg GAAGCGCCGCAGCCCCAGGGCAGCACATCACAGCCACCATGGAACATAGCCATTCCTCTACCATCATGCTGGGACCAGTCTTTCCTGACCAATATCACCTTCTTGAAGGTTCTTCTCTGGTTGGTCCTGCTGGGATTGTTTGTGGAACTGGAATTTGGCCTGGCATATTTTGTCCTGTCCTTGTTCTATTGGATGTACGTCGGGACACGAGGCCctgaagagaagaaggagggagagaagagcgCCTACTCTGTGTTCAATCCGGGCTGCGAAGCCATCCAGGGCACCCTGACTGCAGAGCAGTTGGAGCGCGAGTTACAGTTGAGACCCCTGGCAGGGAGATAG